Within the Clostridium scatologenes genome, the region AGTAATTTCAGTTGATGAAAATGGAAAGATAAGTTTATCAATAAAGCAGGCTACACCAGAGAAAAAAAGTGTAAAACCAGTAGAAATTGATTGGAACAAGGATAAGACTAGGAATTTACAAGGAGGATTTGAAGATAGGTTATCTAAGTTTTTAAAAGATAGTGAAGAAAGATTTCAAGATCTAAAAAAACACCAGGATTCAAAAGGTAGAGGGTACAGAAAACAGTCCAATTAATAATAATTTATTTTGAATATGGAGAGGCTATAAATAGCCTCTTTTATGTTAAATAATTTATTTAAATAAAAATGTATAAAATAGT harbors:
- a CDS encoding S1 domain-containing RNA-binding protein; translated protein: MTLKAGSILEGTVVNITSFGAFVEIDGKTGLVHISEVSDTYVKNIRDYLKEKDKVRVKVISVDENGKISLSIKQATPEKKSVKPVEIDWNKDKTRNLQGGFEDRLSKFLKDSEERFQDLKKHQDSKGRGYRKQSN